A genome region from Nocardioides cynanchi includes the following:
- the cofE gene encoding coenzyme F420-0:L-glutamate ligase: MITLWAPDGVGEVRRGDDLADLLLALVEPVDGDVVCVTSKVVSKAEGRVQAGDRADAVARETVRLVARRGPLAIVVNRLGLTMAAAGVDASNVKPGRIVLLPEDPDASARALRSAVAARTGVNVGVVVTDTAGRAWREGQTDIAIGAAGLTVVDDHAGRTDPYGNDLLVTAPAVADELAGAAELAAGKLRGRPFTLVRGRGDLVLPPGVDGPGAAGLLRPAGTDLFGLGSREAVLAALAGGAGHRLAFGSPADADELAGILTGLLGAGSEVVRDGEGLCVTAAEPRARWVAEVAAYAHGWRAGRSAGPTLVLAPAATEES, encoded by the coding sequence CGTGGTGACGACCTCGCGGACCTGTTGCTGGCCCTGGTCGAGCCGGTCGACGGTGACGTCGTCTGCGTGACCAGCAAGGTGGTGAGCAAGGCGGAGGGCCGGGTGCAGGCGGGCGACCGGGCCGACGCGGTGGCCCGCGAGACCGTCCGCCTGGTGGCCCGCCGCGGGCCGCTGGCGATCGTGGTGAACCGGCTCGGCCTGACCATGGCCGCGGCCGGGGTGGACGCCTCCAACGTCAAGCCCGGCCGGATCGTGCTGCTGCCCGAGGACCCCGACGCCTCCGCCCGTGCCCTGCGCTCCGCTGTCGCGGCACGCACCGGCGTCAACGTCGGCGTCGTGGTCACCGACACCGCCGGGCGCGCGTGGCGCGAGGGCCAGACCGACATCGCCATCGGGGCGGCCGGGCTGACGGTCGTCGACGACCATGCGGGGCGCACCGACCCCTACGGGAACGACCTGCTGGTCACCGCACCGGCGGTCGCCGACGAGCTCGCTGGGGCCGCAGAGCTCGCGGCCGGCAAGCTGCGCGGCCGCCCGTTCACCCTGGTCCGGGGCCGGGGCGATCTCGTGCTGCCACCCGGCGTGGACGGGCCGGGTGCGGCCGGGCTGCTCCGGCCGGCCGGTACCGACCTGTTCGGCCTCGGCTCCCGCGAGGCCGTCCTCGCCGCCCTCGCCGGCGGCGCCGGACACCGCCTCGCCTTCGGCTCGCCCGCGGACGCCGACGAGCTGGCCGGGATCCTCACCGGCCTGCTCGGAGCCGGCAGCGAGGTCGTCCGGGACGGCGAGGGCCTGTGCGTGACCGCGGCCGAGCCCCGGGCGCGCTGGGTGGCGGAGGTCGCGGCGTACGCCCACGGATGGCGCGCCGGCCGGTCCGCCGGCCCGACGCTGGTGCTCGCCCCCGCTGCAACCGAGGAGTCCTGA
- a CDS encoding TIGR03089 family protein: protein MTTFPQVLSGLLAAGGARPLVTFYDDATGERTELSVTTYANWVAKVSSLLVEELDLERGGRLLVDLPAHWLGTVALGAAWNCGLEVVWEGDADAVLTGPGGLDRWAGLAGGRPVVATALQPLAGRFTEPLPAGVHDLGVEVWSQPDAFVPWSVPEPGDAAVPGLNQAELWRAAAAGQTRDGGRLLSESNPASPSGLVSFTGPLLSNGSLVLVVNASVERSARIAADERVSDRFDPDQSARS, encoded by the coding sequence ATGACGACGTTCCCGCAGGTCCTGAGCGGGCTACTGGCCGCCGGCGGCGCCCGGCCACTGGTGACCTTCTACGACGACGCCACCGGCGAGCGGACCGAGCTGTCGGTGACGACGTACGCCAACTGGGTGGCCAAGGTCTCCTCGCTCCTGGTCGAGGAGCTCGACCTCGAACGCGGCGGACGGCTGCTGGTCGACCTCCCGGCGCACTGGCTCGGCACCGTCGCCCTCGGCGCCGCGTGGAACTGCGGGCTCGAGGTGGTCTGGGAGGGCGATGCCGACGCCGTGCTCACCGGGCCGGGCGGGCTCGACCGCTGGGCGGGCCTCGCGGGCGGGCGTCCGGTGGTCGCCACCGCCCTGCAGCCGCTGGCCGGCCGCTTCACGGAGCCCCTGCCTGCCGGTGTCCACGACCTCGGGGTCGAGGTGTGGTCGCAGCCGGACGCCTTCGTCCCGTGGAGCGTCCCCGAGCCCGGCGACGCAGCCGTCCCCGGCCTGAACCAGGCGGAGCTCTGGAGAGCGGCCGCCGCCGGTCAGACACGCGACGGCGGCCGCCTCCTGTCGGAGTCGAACCCGGCTTCCCCTTCCGGTCTCGTCTCCTTCACGGGACCGTTGCTGAGCAACGGGTCCCTGGTCCTGGTGGTCAACGCCTCCGTCGAACGGTCGGCGCGGATCGCGGCGGACGAGCGGGTCTCGGACCGATTCGACCCCGATCAGTCCGCGAGGTCATAG